CAGGGAAGAGTTGATATCGAGAACGCCGGCAAGGTGGGCAGGCTGGTTGGCCACTATACCAACAGGACGGCCGTCGAGCCTTGCAAAGCCAACGATGATATTCTCCGCATAATGAGGTTGCACTTCGAAGAAGTTTTTGTTATCAACGACCCGGCAGATGATGTCCCGCATATCATAGGGTTTGTTCGGGTCATCAGGAACTATGGTCTGGAGGGATTCATCTTCCCGTTTGATGTCATCGGAACAGGGTTTAACCGGAGGATCTTCCATATTGTTTGAAGGCAGGTAACCCATGAGTTCCCTGACCATCATCAGCACCATCTCATCCGATTCACCCATAAAATGGGCCACGCCGCTTTTGGCGTTATGAGTAAGGGCCCCACCCAGCTCATCTTTCGTAACCTCTTCATGGGTAACGGTTTTGATCACATCGGGGCCGGTAACGAACATGTAACTTGACTCCTTCACCATGAAAATGAAGTCGGTGATGGCCGGAGAATAAACGGCGCCTCCCGCGCAGGGTCCCATGATAGCTGAAATCTGCGGTATGACGCCGGAGCTGATCGTGTTCCGGTAAAAGATGTCTGCATAGCCACCGAGACTTTCAACACCTTCCTGGATACGTGCCCCGCCGGAGTCGTTCAGACCTATCACCGGAGCCCCCATCTTCAGGGCAAGATCCATGATCTTGACGATCTTGGCGGCGTTCGCACCACTCAGGGTACCGCCGAAAACCGTGAAATCCTGGGCAAAGATATACATAAGACGGCCGTCGATCTTACCGTAACCGCAAACAACACCATCGCCCAGTGTCCTGTTTTTCTCCATCCCGAAATCGGTGCAACGGTGGGTGACAAACTTGTCGATTTCCACAAAACTACCCGGGTCCAGCAGAATCTCGATCCTCTCCCGTGCAGTTTTTCTGCCTGCGTTGTGCTGACGCTCTATCCTTTCAATTCCACCACCCAGCTCCGCCAGCCGGTTACGCTCCTCAAAAGCATTGAATTTTTCCTGAAGTGACATGTAAATGATATTTAATAAAAAATAATATGAGCATCGGGAAACATTAACAAAAAGTTACAGGTTACAGGTTGCAAGCTGCAAGCGAAAGCGACAACTCATCACTCAGAACCCACACCCAGACTACCTGCAGCCTGAAACCTGCAGCCTGCAACCATGAAACAAGTAACCTGATATTAATCATTCCCGATACTCATTAAAAATAATCAACTTTATTCAATGACCATCAGAGG
The nucleotide sequence above comes from Bacteroidota bacterium. Encoded proteins:
- a CDS encoding methylmalonyl-CoA carboxyltransferase codes for the protein MSLQEKFNAFEERNRLAELGGGIERIERQHNAGRKTARERIEILLDPGSFVEIDKFVTHRCTDFGMEKNRTLGDGVVCGYGKIDGRLMYIFAQDFTVFGGTLSGANAAKIVKIMDLALKMGAPVIGLNDSGGARIQEGVESLGGYADIFYRNTISSGVIPQISAIMGPCAGGAVYSPAITDFIFMVKESSYMFVTGPDVIKTVTHEEVTKDELGGALTHNAKSGVAHFMGESDEMVLMMVRELMGYLPSNNMEDPPVKPCSDDIKREDESLQTIVPDDPNKPYDMRDIICRVVDNKNFFEVQPHYAENIIVGFARLDGRPVGIVANQPAHLAGVLDINSSLKGARFVRFCDAFNIPLITFVDVPGFLPGTNQEFGGIIKHGAKLLYAFSEATVPKITLITRKAYGGAYDVMSSKHIGADVNFAYPTAEIAVMGPEGAVNIIFRDKLSAEDKKKAVEDYKKTFASPYKAAELGYVDEIIYPRQTRFKLIQALEMTQNKSKSHPPRKHGNIPL